The following are encoded in a window of Sminthopsis crassicaudata isolate SCR6 chromosome 3, ASM4859323v1, whole genome shotgun sequence genomic DNA:
- the FABP3 gene encoding fatty acid-binding protein, heart, with protein MAEAFVGTWKLVDSKNFDDYMKSIGVGFATRQVASMTKPTTIIEVSGDTITVKTQSTFKNTEISFKLGVEFDETTADDRKVKSTVTLDGGKLIHVQKWNGQETTLTRELQDGKLILTLTHGSVVCVRTYEKDTA; from the exons ATGGCAGAGGCTTTCGTCGGCACCTGGAAGCTGGTTGACAGCAAGAACTTCGATGACTACATGAAGTCCATCG GTGTTGGCTTTGCCACAAGGCAGGTGGCCAGCATGACCAAGCCCACCACCATCATCGAGGTCAGCGGAGACACCATTACTGTCAAGACTCAAAGTACTTTCAAGAACACCGAGATCTCCTTCAAGCTCGGAGTGGAGTTTGATGAGACAACGGCCGATGATAGGAAGGTCAAG TCCACCGTCACACTGGATGGAGGCAAGCTGATCCATGTCCAGAAGTGGAATGGGCAGGAGACCACCCTCACCCGGGAGCTACAGGATGGAAAACTCATTCTG acACTAACCCATGGCAGTGTAGTCTGCGTTAGGACCTATGAGAAGGACACAGCTTGA